Proteins encoded together in one Halothermothrix orenii H 168 window:
- the dpsA gene encoding dipicolinate synthase subunit DpsA: MKGRNRPFYFYICTFHRVHTYINTVYNFKKGVGVLKTIAIVGGDAREWVLMKELAKLGYKLKILATPEAKTHNNIEYYSSLNKVIKNTDVVIAPMSSTDEEGYLKATFIDRKIKLDDRFFDLLKPGSLFIIGIARPYQKKLLKERKVNYVELADLDEVAILNAVPTAEGALKIAIEETPVTIFESNCLVFGLGRVGISVAWRLKALGASCYGVTRNKAAVARARDLGIKMLSYDNLTNYLEKMDLLINTVPAQVITREYIELLQKEAVIIDLASPPGGTDFNSADELGIKAILAPGLPGKVAPVTSGQILSEVIPDIIKGN; this comes from the coding sequence ATGAAAGGCCGTAACAGGCCTTTTTATTTTTATATCTGCACTTTCCACAGGGTACATACATATATTAATACTGTATATAATTTTAAAAAGGGGGTAGGTGTTCTGAAAACAATAGCTATTGTTGGTGGAGATGCTAGAGAATGGGTCTTGATGAAGGAACTGGCTAAACTGGGATATAAGTTAAAGATACTGGCTACCCCAGAAGCAAAAACACATAATAATATAGAATATTACAGTTCCCTTAATAAGGTTATAAAAAATACAGATGTTGTAATTGCACCCATGTCAAGTACAGATGAAGAAGGTTACTTAAAAGCGACATTTATTGACAGGAAAATAAAACTGGATGACCGCTTTTTTGATTTACTTAAACCTGGTAGTTTATTTATTATCGGTATTGCCCGTCCTTACCAGAAAAAATTATTAAAAGAAAGGAAAGTAAATTATGTTGAACTGGCTGATTTAGATGAGGTTGCTATTTTGAATGCTGTACCTACTGCCGAAGGGGCTTTAAAAATTGCGATAGAAGAAACTCCGGTTACTATTTTTGAGAGTAATTGCCTTGTATTTGGATTGGGAAGGGTAGGTATATCTGTTGCCTGGAGGCTTAAGGCCCTGGGAGCCAGTTGCTATGGTGTTACCAGAAATAAAGCTGCTGTAGCCAGGGCCAGGGACCTGGGTATTAAAATGTTAAGCTATGATAACCTTACCAACTACCTGGAAAAAATGGATTTATTAATAAATACAGTACCTGCTCAGGTAATCACCCGGGAATATATAGAGTTACTGCAAAAAGAAGCTGTCATAATTGATCTGGCTTCCCCACCGGGTGGTACTGATTTTAACAGTGCTGACGAATTGGGTATTAAAGCAATTTTAGCACCTGGTCTCCCTGGTAAAGTCGCTCCAGTAACATCCGGGCAAATATTGAGTGAGGTTATACCTGACATTATTAAGGGAAATTAG
- a CDS encoding dipicolinate synthase subunit B, with translation MNLSGKKIGFGITGSHCTLDRVMPVLEEVVESGADVTPIISEAILNRDTKFGPADKWLKKILDITQKPLIKSVVEAEPIGPGKMLDLLIIAPCTGNTMAKLANGIIDETVVMAAKAQLRNDRPVLLAIATNDGLGMNAKNLGILLNTKNIFFVPFGQDNPDSKKNSLVARFDLVTRAAEFALEKKQIQPVLIEYRGI, from the coding sequence TTGAATTTATCCGGTAAAAAGATAGGTTTCGGGATTACCGGTTCCCATTGTACACTGGATCGTGTTATGCCGGTTTTAGAAGAGGTTGTTGAGTCCGGGGCTGATGTTACACCGATTATATCAGAAGCCATCCTTAACCGTGATACTAAGTTTGGTCCTGCTGATAAGTGGTTAAAAAAGATACTGGATATAACCCAGAAGCCATTGATAAAGTCGGTTGTTGAAGCTGAACCGATCGGACCGGGAAAAATGCTTGATCTATTGATTATAGCCCCCTGTACAGGTAATACAATGGCCAAACTGGCCAATGGTATTATTGATGAAACAGTAGTTATGGCAGCCAAGGCCCAGTTAAGGAACGACAGGCCCGTGCTTTTAGCTATTGCAACCAATGACGGGTTGGGGATGAATGCTAAAAACCTTGGAATATTACTAAATACGAAAAATATATTCTTTGTTCCCTTTGGGCAGGATAACCCTGATTCAAAAAAGAATTCACTTGTAGCCAGATTTGATCTTGTTACCAGGGCAGCAGAATTTGCCCTGGAGAAAAAACAAATTCAACCTGTTTTAATAGAATACCGGGGAATTTAG
- a CDS encoding aspartate-semialdehyde dehydrogenase, with protein MNIVIFELEGSNLSSYNIAVVGATGAVGREMVKVLEQRNFPVNKLKLLATERSAGTRINFKGETIEVQVTREGVFKDVDIALFSAGSGPSKKIAPLAVKEGAVVIDNSNAFRMDKRVPLVVPEINPEKIFEHEGIIANPNCSTIQMVVALKPIYDTVGIERIIVSTYQAVSGTGKKAIEELKKQVKEYIKGKDIESSVYPYQIAFNVLPHIDIFKENGYTQEEMKMVNETRKILNDPDLKVSATAARVPVFYGHSESVNVQTKEKITVDEAKRILNKASGIKVVDEPGRLLYPLPLMSEDDDNVLVGRIREDLSHELGLNMWIVANNLRKGAALNAVQIAEELIK; from the coding sequence ATGAATATAGTTATATTTGAACTGGAGGGGAGTAATTTGAGTAGTTATAATATTGCAGTTGTTGGAGCAACTGGTGCTGTTGGAAGAGAAATGGTTAAGGTACTGGAGCAACGTAATTTTCCGGTAAATAAGTTAAAACTTCTGGCAACCGAACGGTCAGCCGGAACCAGAATAAATTTTAAGGGTGAAACTATTGAAGTCCAGGTGACCAGGGAAGGTGTCTTTAAGGATGTAGATATTGCCCTTTTCAGTGCCGGTAGTGGACCGAGTAAAAAAATTGCCCCACTGGCAGTAAAAGAAGGGGCGGTAGTTATTGATAATAGCAATGCCTTTAGAATGGATAAGAGAGTACCCCTGGTAGTACCAGAGATTAATCCTGAAAAGATTTTTGAACATGAAGGAATAATTGCTAACCCCAATTGTTCTACCATACAAATGGTTGTTGCCTTAAAACCGATTTATGATACTGTAGGTATAGAACGTATCATAGTTAGCACCTATCAGGCTGTATCCGGTACCGGGAAAAAGGCGATTGAAGAACTAAAAAAACAGGTGAAAGAGTATATAAAAGGAAAAGATATTGAGTCATCTGTATATCCATACCAGATTGCATTTAATGTCTTACCACATATTGATATCTTTAAGGAAAATGGGTATACCCAGGAAGAAATGAAAATGGTTAACGAGACAAGGAAAATACTGAATGATCCAGATTTGAAAGTATCGGCAACAGCTGCCAGAGTACCTGTTTTTTACGGACATTCAGAATCTGTTAATGTTCAAACAAAAGAAAAAATTACAGTCGATGAGGCTAAAAGAATATTAAATAAAGCTTCCGGGATAAAGGTTGTAGATGAACCTGGAAGGCTATTATATCCTCTACCTCTAATGTCTGAAGATGATGATAATGTACTGGTCGGAAGAATTAGGGAAGATTTATCACATGAATTGGGTCTTAATATGTGGATTGTTGCCAATAATTTAAGAAAAGGGGCAGCTTTAAATGCTGTCCAGATTGCGGAAGAACTTATTAAATAG
- the dapG gene encoding aspartate kinase produces MKIIVQKFGGTSLDTQEKREIAARHIKSAVERGNYPVVVVSAMGRKGDPYATDTLINMVYRVSEDIDPREKDMLMSCGEVISAVVMVQTLSSFGLKARALTGAQAGIVTDNNFGDSSVIKVNPEKIMELINSNIIPVIAGFQGVNMDGEITTLGRGGSDTTASVIGAAINASFIEIFTDVEGVMTADPSMVDKAKILDKVSYNEVCELAYQGARVLHPRAAEIAMREGIPIRVRSIFNENPGTIIQNGYKGIKGDRPVTAVTSRRNIIFVRVIPRKVAEYANGLAVFKVLSKNGISVDFINIRPEAISFIIVDELEDKVKKILSDNNFNFEIADDFAKVSVVGGGMTGRPGVMARIVEALSRENISIYQTTDSHTTISCLVKKQEEKKALNALHSAFKLEE; encoded by the coding sequence ATGAAGATAATTGTACAGAAATTTGGTGGTACCTCTTTAGATACACAGGAAAAGAGAGAAATTGCAGCCAGACATATTAAGTCAGCTGTGGAAAGAGGAAATTATCCGGTAGTTGTTGTTTCGGCCATGGGTAGAAAAGGTGACCCCTATGCTACCGATACCTTAATAAATATGGTCTACCGGGTGTCTGAAGATATTGACCCCCGTGAAAAAGATATGCTAATGTCCTGTGGAGAAGTTATTTCTGCGGTTGTAATGGTGCAAACCCTGTCGTCATTTGGTTTAAAGGCAAGGGCTTTAACCGGTGCTCAGGCCGGTATAGTAACTGATAATAATTTTGGAGACTCGTCAGTAATAAAAGTGAATCCAGAAAAAATAATGGAACTTATCAATAGTAATATTATCCCGGTTATCGCCGGTTTTCAGGGGGTTAATATGGACGGGGAAATTACCACCCTGGGACGTGGTGGTAGTGATACGACAGCGAGTGTTATCGGCGCAGCCATTAATGCCTCTTTTATTGAAATCTTTACAGATGTTGAAGGGGTCATGACTGCAGATCCAAGCATGGTAGATAAGGCCAAAATACTTGATAAGGTAAGTTATAACGAAGTCTGTGAACTTGCCTATCAGGGGGCCCGGGTTCTCCATCCCAGAGCAGCTGAGATAGCAATGAGAGAAGGAATACCAATCAGGGTAAGGTCTATATTCAATGAAAACCCAGGTACCATAATCCAGAATGGTTATAAGGGAATAAAAGGTGATCGTCCCGTTACTGCCGTTACCAGCCGTCGTAATATTATTTTCGTCAGGGTTATTCCCAGAAAGGTTGCTGAATATGCTAACGGACTGGCTGTTTTCAAGGTTTTGTCAAAAAACGGGATTAGTGTTGATTTTATCAATATAAGACCGGAAGCTATTTCATTTATTATTGTTGATGAATTAGAAGATAAGGTTAAAAAAATTTTATCTGATAACAATTTCAATTTTGAAATAGCAGATGATTTTGCCAAAGTATCAGTGGTGGGTGGTGGAATGACGGGAAGACCTGGTGTCATGGCAAGAATTGTTGAGGCTTTATCCAGGGAAAATATCTCGATATACCAGACAACTGATTCCCATACTACTATTTCATGTCTGGTTAAAAAACAGGAAGAAAAAAAGGCTTTGAATGCATTGCATTCTGCCTTTAAACTGGAAGAATAA
- the dapA gene encoding 4-hydroxy-tetrahydrodipicolinate synthase: MAKDFGEVLTAMVTPLDAGNAVDYSQARRLASYLIENGSDGLVVLGTTGETPTLTKTEKIRLLEEIVDEVGGRASIVAGTGSYSTEESIELTVKAEDIGVDGVMLVVPYYNKPPQDGLYNHFKLIAEKTSLPVMLYNVPGRTSRNIEPGTVKKLAQVDNIVAIKEASGNLEQVSTLARILPDDFYIYSGDDTLTLPVLSVGGHGVVSVASHLVGNKIKEMIRDFKDGRINKAIQLNKELGPIFSAMFLTTNPIPVKAALNMAGHRVGSLRPPLMELSHSQQEQLRQILEEYKLI, encoded by the coding sequence ATGGCTAAAGATTTTGGGGAAGTTTTAACTGCCATGGTTACACCCCTTGATGCCGGGAATGCTGTAGATTATAGCCAGGCCCGCAGGTTAGCTTCATATTTAATTGAAAACGGTTCTGATGGGTTGGTGGTACTGGGTACTACTGGAGAGACTCCAACCCTTACCAAAACAGAAAAAATAAGGCTTCTTGAGGAAATCGTTGATGAAGTTGGGGGTAGGGCCTCTATTGTTGCTGGAACTGGTTCTTATTCAACAGAAGAAAGTATTGAACTGACTGTTAAGGCAGAAGATATCGGGGTAGATGGTGTTATGCTGGTTGTACCTTATTATAATAAGCCACCACAGGATGGTCTTTATAATCATTTTAAGTTAATAGCTGAAAAAACTTCCCTACCGGTCATGCTTTATAATGTTCCAGGAAGGACGTCCAGAAATATAGAACCCGGGACTGTTAAAAAACTCGCTCAGGTTGATAATATTGTGGCTATAAAGGAAGCCAGTGGTAACTTAGAACAGGTTTCTACCCTGGCCCGGATACTGCCCGATGATTTTTATATATACAGTGGAGATGATACTTTAACTTTACCGGTCCTTTCAGTAGGGGGCCATGGTGTTGTGAGTGTAGCTTCTCATCTGGTAGGTAATAAGATTAAGGAAATGATAAGAGACTTTAAAGATGGAAGAATTAATAAAGCTATACAATTAAACAAAGAGCTGGGTCCCATATTCTCTGCCATGTTTTTAACCACTAATCCTATTCCGGTTAAAGCTGCTCTGAATATGGCCGGACACAGGGTTGGCAGTTTAAGACCACCACTTATGGAGTTGAGCCATTCCCAACAGGAACAGTTACGTCAAATACTTGAAGAGTATAAATTAATATAG
- a CDS encoding ribonuclease J, giving the protein MPKKHNINEVKMIPLGGVGEIGKNMMLVEMAGEILIIDAGVMFPEDDLLGIDLVIPDFSYVKENANRVKGIVLTHGHEDHIGALPYLLKEINVPVFGTKLTLGLVEGKLKEHRINKGRKLKVVNPGSSINVGSFKVDFILVNHSIADTCALAIHTPLGPIIYASDFKFDQTPIDGEVADFHKLAELGDNYPGVLALFADSTNVEREGYTLSEKVVGGTIDDIFRKARNRIVVATFASNIHRVQQIVDAAFKYNRKIAFTGRSMINNIEIARELGYLIIPEDMIVDIRNISNLPDDKIVLLTTGSQGEPMAALTRMARGDHYHINIKDGDTVVISASAIPGNEKLVGQTINQLFKRGANVIYEDISGVHVSGHASQEELKLMLNLVKPEFFVPVHGEFRHLHRHAKLAEEVGIPEKNIYIADIGDVISFTKRRVKKVGEIRAGQVLVDGLGVGDVGNIVLRDRKLLSEDGIIIVVVTIDKKGKILSGPDIITRGFVYIRESEELIAEATSRVEKALAECEANNITEWSVLKSTIRDALNDYIYKKIKRNPMILPIIMQV; this is encoded by the coding sequence ATGCCAAAAAAACATAATATAAATGAAGTAAAGATGATTCCTTTAGGTGGAGTCGGGGAAATAGGTAAAAACATGATGCTTGTCGAAATGGCTGGAGAGATATTAATTATTGATGCCGGGGTCATGTTTCCTGAAGATGATTTGCTGGGAATTGACCTGGTAATCCCTGATTTTTCTTATGTAAAGGAAAATGCCAACAGGGTCAAAGGTATTGTTTTAACCCATGGTCATGAGGATCATATCGGGGCTTTACCATACCTGTTAAAAGAAATTAATGTTCCTGTCTTTGGAACTAAATTGACCCTGGGGCTTGTTGAAGGTAAACTCAAGGAGCATAGAATAAATAAAGGGCGTAAGTTAAAAGTTGTTAACCCAGGTAGTTCAATAAATGTAGGTTCTTTTAAAGTAGATTTCATACTTGTTAACCATAGTATTGCAGATACCTGTGCTCTGGCCATTCACACACCTTTAGGACCGATTATTTATGCCAGTGATTTTAAGTTTGATCAGACACCTATCGATGGTGAAGTAGCAGACTTTCATAAACTGGCCGAACTCGGTGATAATTACCCCGGAGTACTGGCTTTGTTTGCAGATAGTACCAATGTAGAACGGGAAGGGTATACTCTTTCAGAAAAAGTAGTTGGTGGTACTATTGACGATATTTTTAGAAAGGCACGTAATAGAATTGTAGTGGCTACTTTTGCTTCCAATATTCACCGGGTTCAGCAAATAGTAGATGCTGCCTTTAAATATAACCGTAAGATTGCTTTTACGGGACGGAGTATGATTAATAATATAGAAATTGCCAGGGAACTGGGTTATTTAATAATTCCTGAAGATATGATAGTAGATATTAGAAATATATCTAATCTCCCTGATGATAAAATTGTGCTTTTAACTACCGGTAGCCAGGGAGAGCCCATGGCAGCATTAACCAGAATGGCCAGGGGTGATCATTATCATATAAATATTAAAGATGGTGACACGGTTGTTATTTCTGCATCGGCAATACCCGGGAACGAAAAACTGGTTGGACAGACAATTAACCAGTTATTTAAAAGAGGGGCCAATGTAATTTATGAAGACATTTCAGGAGTTCATGTATCCGGACATGCCAGTCAAGAAGAATTAAAATTGATGTTAAATCTGGTAAAACCTGAATTCTTTGTTCCTGTTCATGGTGAATTCAGGCATTTACACCGACATGCTAAATTAGCAGAAGAAGTTGGCATCCCTGAGAAGAATATCTATATTGCTGATATTGGTGATGTAATTAGTTTCACCAAACGAAGGGTAAAAAAGGTCGGCGAAATAAGGGCCGGTCAGGTTCTGGTTGACGGCCTTGGTGTTGGTGATGTTGGCAACATTGTATTAAGGGATAGAAAACTTCTTTCAGAAGATGGTATTATTATTGTAGTTGTGACCATTGATAAGAAAGGGAAAATATTATCAGGTCCAGATATTATTACCCGGGGATTTGTATATATCCGTGAATCAGAAGAATTAATTGCTGAAGCAACCTCACGTGTTGAAAAAGCACTGGCTGAGTGTGAAGCGAATAATATTACTGAGTGGTCTGTATTAAAAAGTACCATTAGGGATGCATTAAATGATTATATTTATAAAAAAATTAAACGTAATCCCATGATTCTCCCTATTATTATGCAGGTATAA
- a CDS encoding ClpP family protease codes for MSNNEKNQGNNPNINYSSGVNPQPTRQPKRGNPNNRPDKNLEPTSLKSLKQLGQNNPPTDVKSDIHTIPIVGQIEGHLVLPPKNKTTKYEHIIPQLVAVEENPKIKGLLVILNTVGGDIEAGLAISEMINSMTKPTVSVVLGGGHSIGVPIAVSTDYSYIVATASMTIHPIRLTGMVIGVPQTYEYLDKMQDRVISFVTQHSRILPDHFRQLMFQTGELVRDVGTVLVGEEAVNHGIIDEVGGLNKAVNKLRELINRREGGLPH; via the coding sequence TTGAGTAATAATGAAAAAAATCAGGGTAATAATCCTAATATAAACTACTCATCCGGTGTTAATCCCCAACCAACCAGGCAACCTAAAAGGGGAAATCCCAATAACAGGCCTGATAAAAATTTAGAACCTACTTCCCTGAAATCTCTAAAGCAACTGGGGCAAAATAATCCCCCGACAGATGTTAAAAGTGATATTCATACTATCCCCATTGTAGGCCAGATTGAAGGTCATCTCGTATTACCCCCTAAAAATAAAACAACAAAATATGAGCATATCATCCCCCAGCTGGTTGCAGTAGAAGAAAATCCAAAAATCAAGGGATTGCTGGTTATTTTAAATACGGTTGGTGGTGACATTGAAGCTGGTTTAGCTATTTCAGAGATGATTAATAGTATGACAAAACCGACTGTATCTGTTGTCCTTGGAGGTGGACACAGTATAGGGGTTCCGATTGCAGTATCAACCGACTATTCTTATATAGTTGCAACAGCCAGTATGACTATCCATCCTATTAGACTAACAGGTATGGTAATAGGAGTACCACAGACCTATGAATATCTGGATAAAATGCAGGACAGGGTTATCAGTTTTGTAACCCAGCATTCCAGGATTCTCCCCGATCATTTTCGCCAGTTAATGTTTCAAACAGGGGAACTGGTCAGGGATGTCGGTACAGTACTGGTCGGTGAAGAGGCCGTTAACCATGGTATAATCGATGAAGTTGGTGGTCTTAATAAAGCAGTCAATAAATTACGTGAATTAATAAACAGGAGGGAAGGAGGGCTTCCCCATTGA
- a CDS encoding YlzJ-like family protein yields the protein MINYSLYPAEMVFEGWDDFTPEYRIFKVQDDLSLMVEKIGEGRYRIEQVISSDPMVFLKQDFTPGNVIKPGLQLQS from the coding sequence TTGATTAATTATTCCCTATATCCGGCAGAAATGGTTTTTGAGGGATGGGACGATTTTACCCCAGAATATCGTATATTTAAGGTTCAGGATGATTTGAGCTTAATGGTAGAAAAAATTGGAGAAGGTCGATACCGAATTGAACAGGTCATAAGTTCTGATCCTATGGTTTTTTTGAAACAGGATTTTACCCCGGGTAATGTTATTAAACCCGGCTTGCAATTACAGTCTTAA
- a CDS encoding Na/Pi cotransporter family protein has product MSIVIVLGEVAMLLFLTGLFFFLAGLEGSKKSLTKLALKRVELLLKKLSDNNLLSLLVGVVSTAILQSSSGLTVIVISLIESGYLALKPAVLIIMGANIGTTLTVHLISLPIISYYSCIIISGLVVAIIGLFVNKKVFFGGLSLFCFGTAFAGLHLMTASFDLASSRNIIYNLLAFSRGNYLKGILLGALATGIVQSSSVITAITVSLARVNLINLSDAIAVTLGSNIGTCITGFLASINASIFSKRLAWGHLLFNFIGVLVLLPVIKPFIFLLDSTNTSLARQVANAHTLFNIYNLIIFLPFLNTFISVLRRGLNGDI; this is encoded by the coding sequence TTGAGCATAGTTATAGTACTGGGTGAAGTAGCTATGCTTCTCTTTCTTACCGGGCTTTTCTTTTTTTTAGCTGGCCTTGAAGGTAGTAAAAAGAGCCTGACAAAACTGGCTCTTAAAAGGGTTGAACTTCTTTTAAAAAAGCTGTCTGATAATAATTTGTTAAGTCTGTTAGTTGGGGTTGTTTCTACTGCCATTCTCCAGAGTAGCAGCGGGTTAACAGTTATAGTCATAAGTCTAATTGAATCTGGCTATCTTGCTTTAAAACCTGCTGTCCTGATTATAATGGGGGCAAATATCGGAACAACCCTGACCGTTCATTTAATATCCCTGCCAATTATAAGTTATTACTCCTGTATAATTATATCAGGTTTGGTTGTTGCAATTATAGGTCTTTTTGTTAATAAAAAAGTTTTCTTTGGAGGATTATCCCTGTTTTGTTTTGGAACTGCTTTTGCCGGTTTGCATTTAATGACAGCATCTTTTGATCTGGCTTCATCCAGGAATATAATCTATAATTTACTGGCTTTTAGCCGCGGAAATTATCTAAAAGGAATATTGCTGGGAGCTCTTGCTACTGGAATTGTACAGAGTAGTAGTGTTATTACTGCAATTACTGTCAGTCTGGCCCGGGTTAATTTGATTAATCTTTCAGATGCAATAGCTGTAACTCTGGGAAGTAATATTGGAACCTGTATAACTGGTTTTCTGGCCAGTATAAATGCGTCTATTTTCTCAAAACGGCTCGCCTGGGGACATCTGCTCTTTAACTTTATTGGGGTTTTAGTTTTATTACCGGTTATTAAACCCTTTATTTTTTTGCTTGATAGTACAAATACCTCCCTGGCCAGACAGGTTGCCAATGCCCATACACTATTTAATATATATAATTTGATTATTTTTTTGCCTTTTTTAAATACTTTTATAAGTGTGTTGAGGAGGGGATTAAATGGAGATATTTAA
- the uppP gene encoding undecaprenyl-diphosphatase UppP has protein sequence MEIFKVIFLGIIQGLTEFLPISSSGHLVLFQELLGINTDQITLDVFLHFGTVIPVLIIFWDDVRDIIFFKKEKRWLTILILVGIIPTGIIGILFEDFFANLFSSVKTVGFMLLVTGFLLYLSEKLSNYNKELKEMQYHNALIVGVAQGMAIIPGISRSGSTIVASLLQGFDRDAAARYSFLLSAPVIFGAGLVELKDALSTGLEQLTWLSIIIGTIFAALSGYFAIKYLLYILRKGKLTVFAYYCWIVGIMIIILAGIF, from the coding sequence ATGGAGATATTTAAAGTAATATTTTTAGGAATTATTCAGGGATTAACTGAATTTTTACCAATCAGCAGTTCCGGTCATCTGGTCCTTTTTCAGGAACTACTGGGGATTAATACTGACCAGATTACACTGGATGTATTTCTTCACTTTGGCACAGTGATCCCGGTTTTGATTATTTTCTGGGATGATGTCCGGGATATTATTTTTTTTAAGAAGGAAAAAAGATGGCTTACAATTCTTATTCTGGTTGGTATTATCCCTACAGGAATAATCGGTATCCTGTTTGAAGATTTTTTTGCTAACCTTTTTAGTTCTGTCAAAACAGTAGGATTTATGCTATTAGTAACAGGGTTTCTTCTATATTTAAGTGAAAAATTAAGTAACTATAATAAGGAACTAAAAGAAATGCAGTACCATAACGCCCTTATTGTAGGTGTAGCCCAGGGAATGGCTATAATACCTGGTATATCAAGATCCGGTAGCACAATAGTTGCTTCTTTATTACAGGGATTTGATAGAGATGCAGCTGCCCGTTATTCTTTTCTATTATCAGCACCGGTTATTTTTGGAGCCGGGCTTGTTGAGCTTAAAGATGCTCTTTCAACTGGACTGGAACAGTTAACCTGGTTGAGTATTATTATCGGGACTATTTTTGCTGCCTTATCTGGCTATTTTGCCATTAAGTATTTACTTTATATATTGCGGAAAGGAAAGTTGACTGTTTTTGCTTATTACTGCTGGATTGTTGGAATTATGATAATAATATTAGCAGGAATATTTTAG